In one window of Solanum pennellii chromosome 2, SPENNV200 DNA:
- the LOC107009096 gene encoding transcription factor bHLH93-like, whose product MELSEHDILEELLALPRKESLNDFLPNGNGWTFESPLPFYQNPEFIALNSSLLGLISPPITTSHSNFPNFTSPESYQFLDSSFTGTPLLDDYSVVENHEEFGGINPGDFHGLQQELNSFGDVKVEESNSRLMGNVGEKKSKIRKMEGQPSKNLMAERRRRKRLNDRLSMLRSIVPKISKMDRTSILGDAIDYMKELLEKIHTLREDDNVKDEIKDIKFVGNFKELKPNEALVKKPPKFEVERRNADTRIEICCSAKPGLLLSTVSTLEALGLDVQQCVISCFSDFSLQASCSEAREHRTILSGEDVKQTLFKTAGFGGRCL is encoded by the exons atggagctTAGTGAACATGATATTTTGGAGGAATTATTAGCTCTTCCAAGAAAAGAAAGTTTGAATGATTTTTTGCCAAATGGAAATGGATGGACTTTTGAATCACCACTACCTTTTTATCAAAACCCTGAATTTATTGCCTTAAATTCTTCACTTTTGGGGCTAATTTCACCCCCAATTACTACTTCACACTctaattttcctaattttacttcaCCTGAATCCTATCAATTTCTAGATTCTTCTTTTACTGGTACACCATTACTTGATGACTACAGTGTTGTGGAAAATCATGAAGAATTTGGTGGGATTAATCCTGGTGATTTTCATGGTTTGCAACAAGAGTTGAATAGCTTTGGTGATGTGAAAGTTGAAGAGTCAAATTCAAGATTAATGGGTAATGTGGGAGAAAAGAAGAGTAAAATTAGGAAGATGGAAGGACAgccttcaaaaaatttaatggCAGAAAGGAGGAGAAGAAAGAGACTCAATGATAGACTCTCTATGCTTAGATCTATTGTTCCTAAGATTAGTAAG ATGGACAGAACATCTATACTTGGAGACGCAATTGATTACATGAAGGAGCTTTTAGAAAAAATCCATACATTGCGTGAAGATGATAATGTGAAAGACGAAATTAAGGATATTAAATTCGTAGGAAACTTCAAGGAGTTGAAGCCAAATGAAGCACTTGTTAAAAAGCCTCCTAAG TTTGAGGTAGAAAGGAGAAATGCAGACACCAGaatcgagatctgttgcagtgCAAAGCCAGGGTTGTTGTTATCGACAGTGAGCACGTTAGAAGCTCTTGGGCTTGATGTACAACAATGTGTTATCAGCTGTTTCAGTGACTTCTCATTGCAAGCTTCTTGTTCTGAG GCAAGGGAGCATCGAACAATTTTGAGCGGTGAAGATGTAAAGCAAACCTTGTTCAAAACAGCAGGCTTTGGAGGAAGATGTCTTTAG